A region of the Chryseobacterium cucumeris genome:
AGACGTTCACCCTACGCAAGCTAACTCAAGGTCGCTTTTATAAATATAAATGTATAAAAAATATTTGGAAGTTAACACAGAATCTAAAGCCGGATGATTTTGTTCTTTTGGTTTAAGTGGGCTAAAGCCCACTTCTATTGATGGAAATGATAAGCGTAATTCTCTAAAGTCTGCGTAAACAGCTTGCCATTAGATAAAGCATCATTAGGACTCCTTCGGAGTGACAAACGTTATGGATAAAATTTCTCTTAAAAACTATTCTTCAATGGTTCTGAAAGTCAGGTTTACTCTTGGAGTTTTCACTTTTGTAGTGGGTGGAAGCCTGTGAAGCCAGTTGTCTTGGGTAGTTCCTTTCATAATTAATAAACTTCCGTTTTCGAGGAATATCTCAACTTTTTCTTTGGTTACTTTATGTTTAAATAAAAATTTTCTTTCGGCTCCGAAGGTCAGAGAAGCAATGGCTCCATGTTTTTTCAGATCTGTCTCGCCATCGCTATGGTAGGCCATTCCTTCACTTCCGTCGTGGTACAAATTAAGCAGACAGGAATTGTAGGTTTCTCCCGACGCTTCTTCACATTTTTTCTTCAGTTCCAGTAATTCGGGAGTCCAGAATTTTGCATATTTTGTCCTTTTTGAATAAGTGTATTCAAATGCTTTTTCTCCAAACCAGGCCACTTTTCTTTTGGTTAAAATCAGTTTTCCAAAGATTACCGCCTCATCATTTTCCCACGGAATCTGATTAAGCAGATATTCATAGTAAAAATCTGATTGTTCTTTGGAGAAAACTTTTCCGTAGTAGTGAACGGTTCCATCGTGTGGAAGGATATTCAGTGGATAATCTGATATTTCTTCGAAAAGACTCA
Encoded here:
- a CDS encoding alpha-ketoglutarate-dependent dioxygenase AlkB family protein, whose amino-acid sequence is MSLFEEISDYPLNILPHDGTVHYYGKVFSKEQSDFYYEYLLNQIPWENDEAVIFGKLILTKRKVAWFGEKAFEYTYSKRTKYAKFWTPELLELKKKCEEASGETYNSCLLNLYHDGSEGMAYHSDGETDLKKHGAIASLTFGAERKFLFKHKVTKEKVEIFLENGSLLIMKGTTQDNWLHRLPPTTKVKTPRVNLTFRTIEE